Proteins encoded in a region of the Chloroflexota bacterium genome:
- a CDS encoding neutral zinc metallopeptidase, translating to MNQRPARLILAAAFVLATLVNVLGSPVPVSAGHLPAPSEIVLKLAELPPGFAPAAEATSPSLLPDGLARQATASFQRDAAQDGTPGVRSVRQVVLAFDDRAASEYLPRFRDLMLRHQGYAPIVSTETDFQLTRTRGDESSIVVGVARAEVLVVTTIAGAAGTVGPEYAAALTALAVARVPSMDQSSSALSTGTSDGLALANASPGGSYFEFPSIEDKGRWPSPQVNLPPSPDLDVVAVRSKGPVRDPSLDGMTDVHPNRARPADLETNLSRYIAWVTPLIDEYWARALGQTGHKYEKPRVVIVPDGQLVLMACGPGGIPSPALSLAYCPADKTVYIYEPFMQDEMVAGQNWQQRDFVISVVMAHEWGHHIQATHGYLDALIVEMINHPELAPIITRQNELQADCFAGLYTRYARDAGWLTIGDLEEAQEAMLRAGDDHIESPGHHGLPEQRKEWFMRGYVHYSYRGCDVW from the coding sequence GTGAATCAGCGACCTGCGCGACTCATCCTTGCTGCCGCCTTCGTCCTGGCGACCCTCGTCAACGTGCTGGGGTCGCCAGTTCCCGTGAGCGCCGGCCACCTGCCAGCGCCTTCAGAGATCGTGCTCAAGCTGGCGGAGCTGCCGCCCGGCTTCGCGCCGGCGGCTGAGGCGACTTCGCCGTCCCTGCTTCCAGACGGATTGGCTCGGCAGGCAACTGCATCCTTTCAGCGCGATGCTGCACAGGATGGCACGCCAGGCGTGCGCTCTGTCCGGCAGGTCGTCCTGGCGTTCGACGATCGGGCCGCCAGCGAGTATCTGCCTCGTTTCCGCGATCTGATGCTCCGGCACCAGGGCTATGCGCCCATCGTCAGCACCGAGACGGACTTCCAGCTCACCCGCACGCGCGGCGATGAGTCCAGCATCGTGGTGGGCGTCGCCCGCGCCGAGGTGCTGGTGGTCACCACCATTGCCGGGGCGGCAGGCACGGTCGGGCCAGAGTACGCGGCTGCACTGACGGCCCTCGCCGTCGCCCGGGTGCCGAGCATGGACCAGTCGTCGTCGGCGCTCAGCACCGGCACGTCGGATGGCCTCGCGCTCGCGAACGCCAGCCCTGGCGGCAGCTACTTCGAGTTCCCGAGCATCGAGGACAAGGGGCGCTGGCCCAGCCCGCAGGTGAACCTGCCACCGTCGCCCGACCTCGACGTGGTGGCCGTGCGCTCGAAGGGGCCGGTCCGCGATCCGTCGCTCGACGGTATGACCGATGTCCACCCGAACCGCGCACGCCCGGCCGACCTCGAAACGAACCTGTCCCGGTACATCGCCTGGGTCACCCCGCTGATCGACGAGTACTGGGCGCGGGCGCTCGGCCAGACGGGCCACAAGTATGAGAAGCCGCGCGTGGTCATCGTGCCGGATGGCCAGCTCGTGCTGATGGCCTGCGGTCCCGGCGGCATCCCATCGCCCGCCCTCTCACTGGCCTACTGCCCGGCGGACAAGACGGTCTACATCTACGAACCGTTCATGCAGGACGAGATGGTCGCGGGTCAGAACTGGCAGCAGCGCGACTTTGTCATCTCGGTGGTCATGGCCCACGAATGGGGGCACCACATCCAGGCCACCCACGGCTACCTGGACGCCCTGATCGTCGAGATGATCAACCATCCCGAGCTGGCCCCGATCATCACCCGTCAGAACGAGCTGCAGGCGGACTGCTTCGCCGGGCTGTACACCCGCTACGCGCGTGATGCGGGCTGGCTGACCATCGGCGATCTGGAGGAGGCCCAGGAGGCGATGCTGCGGGCCGGCGACGACCACATCGAGTCGCCCGGGCACCACGGCCTGCCCGAGCAGCGCAAAGAGTGGTTCATGCGCGGCTACGTCCACTACTCGTACCGTGGCTGCGACGTCTGGTAG